The proteins below are encoded in one region of Streptomyces sp. NBC_00490:
- a CDS encoding MarR family winged helix-turn-helix transcriptional regulator produces MKRKSGWLTPSEQRAWRAFIGVHQKLPGALARALQDCGSLSTADYVVLVALTDAPDGLRHFQDLANAVEWERSRMSHHLRRMAKRGLVAQEFCPKDGRGVHVVVTPDGRAAIEAAAPHHVTTVRRLVIDPLSPEELDTLTVLCERILGRLEMDPS; encoded by the coding sequence ATGAAGCGGAAATCAGGCTGGCTCACCCCGTCCGAACAGCGTGCCTGGCGGGCCTTCATCGGTGTGCATCAGAAGCTCCCCGGCGCACTGGCGCGCGCATTGCAGGACTGCGGCAGTCTGTCCACGGCGGACTACGTCGTTCTTGTGGCCCTCACCGACGCGCCCGACGGCCTGCGGCACTTCCAGGACCTGGCCAACGCGGTGGAATGGGAGCGGAGCCGTATGTCCCACCACCTCCGCCGCATGGCCAAGCGCGGCCTGGTTGCCCAGGAGTTCTGCCCCAAGGACGGGCGCGGTGTCCATGTGGTCGTCACCCCCGACGGTCGCGCGGCGATCGAGGCGGCCGCCCCGCATCACGTCACCACTGTGCGCAGGCTGGTCATCGACCCGCTCAGCCCCGAAGAACTCGACACGCTCACCGTTCTCTGTGAACGCATCCTCGGTCGGCTGGAGATGGATCCGTCCTGA
- a CDS encoding alpha-L-fucosidase → MSTYPRRQVLGTAAGVAAAAALPLASATAAHAVEPLAVEPLAESAGPWAPVPDPVPVPLDSLYDNDGVDTASARGGDFDGSGYTFPGEELPAGRVEVDGVAFVFPASDAGGKNNVVALGQRVELPKGRYLSALFLTAGSYGNASGKATVHYADGSITTAPLGGSDWYATGGSLSVPYRYTPDGTKDEHRVGIGTSELWLDPRREAVAITLPVTNPAQADKASLHVFALSLQPAAQGRALALRGARSTNSLLESSGAQSIEATVINAGTVSVLAADGVSVGVEVPGARTVEVARVRRLDPGEQARVRVGIRNRAGTAPGTVRDGSVTVTGRGSQVAAQKGRLTLGVADYQPTASSLSGHQAPYWFQGAKFGIFIHWGVYSVPAWSPVGKQYAEWYWNHMQDPANAVYGYHRETYGESFSYDDFIPMFTAEKFDPRAWVELFRDAGAEYHVLTSKHHEGFALWDTKVSDRNSVKMGPKRDLVKELFDASRRYTPELHRGLYFSMPEWFNPDNPWMGHAPRNPYTQEPVPYTGYTGGKDFVKDYQAPQMLELIRGYDPELIWCDIGGANDSLHVLAEYFNHAKNRARPIEVTVNDRSGIGFHDFTTPEYTTYDNTVVAKWESSRGLDPFSYGYNKATPDNAYMTTEEVVHSLVDIVSKNGNFLLDIGPRADGTIPEIMQTRLRETGRWLRTNGEAIYDTTYWSRMAELGEDLRFTVRPDEAFYIHSLARPGAKLTVQAPVPIRAGDKVTMLGHGRPLTWTVSNGALVIDVPEAARRAGQHAWVFKVHWRA, encoded by the coding sequence ATGAGTACGTATCCGAGACGTCAGGTCCTGGGCACCGCGGCCGGAGTCGCCGCCGCTGCGGCCCTTCCCCTTGCCTCAGCCACCGCCGCACACGCTGTCGAACCACTCGCTGTCGAGCCGCTCGCCGAGTCCGCCGGGCCGTGGGCTCCCGTCCCCGACCCCGTCCCCGTTCCCCTCGACTCCCTCTACGACAACGACGGCGTCGACACCGCCTCCGCACGGGGCGGCGACTTCGACGGTTCGGGCTACACGTTCCCGGGCGAGGAACTTCCCGCAGGCCGTGTCGAAGTCGATGGTGTGGCCTTTGTCTTCCCGGCCTCGGACGCGGGCGGGAAGAACAATGTCGTCGCGCTCGGCCAGCGCGTAGAACTGCCCAAAGGCCGCTACCTCTCGGCTCTCTTCCTCACCGCGGGCAGCTATGGAAACGCCTCCGGCAAGGCCACGGTCCACTACGCGGACGGCTCGATTACGACCGCCCCCCTCGGCGGATCCGACTGGTACGCGACGGGCGGATCGCTGTCGGTGCCGTACCGCTACACACCGGACGGCACCAAGGACGAACACCGTGTGGGCATCGGCACGTCGGAGTTGTGGCTCGACCCGCGGCGCGAAGCCGTGGCGATCACGCTCCCGGTGACGAACCCGGCACAGGCGGACAAGGCGTCGCTCCATGTGTTCGCGCTGTCCCTGCAACCTGCCGCCCAGGGGCGCGCGTTGGCCCTGCGCGGGGCCCGGTCCACGAACTCGCTGCTGGAGTCGTCCGGCGCCCAGAGCATCGAGGCCACCGTCATCAACGCGGGGACGGTCTCCGTCCTGGCCGCGGACGGCGTGTCGGTGGGCGTGGAGGTTCCGGGAGCCCGGACCGTCGAGGTCGCCCGAGTCCGCCGCCTGGACCCCGGTGAGCAGGCCCGCGTCCGCGTGGGCATCCGCAACCGTGCGGGCACCGCCCCCGGCACGGTCCGCGACGGCTCGGTGACCGTCACCGGACGCGGAAGCCAAGTCGCCGCGCAGAAGGGCCGGTTGACGCTCGGCGTCGCCGACTACCAGCCCACCGCGTCCTCGCTCTCCGGCCACCAGGCGCCGTACTGGTTCCAGGGCGCCAAGTTCGGCATCTTCATCCATTGGGGCGTCTACTCGGTGCCGGCCTGGTCGCCGGTCGGCAAGCAGTACGCCGAGTGGTACTGGAACCACATGCAGGACCCGGCGAACGCCGTCTACGGATACCACCGCGAGACGTACGGTGAGAGCTTCTCCTACGACGACTTCATCCCGATGTTCACGGCGGAGAAGTTCGATCCGCGCGCCTGGGTCGAACTGTTCCGGGACGCGGGCGCGGAGTACCACGTGCTGACCTCGAAACACCACGAAGGCTTCGCCCTGTGGGACACGAAGGTCTCCGACCGCAACTCCGTGAAGATGGGCCCGAAACGGGATCTCGTCAAGGAACTCTTCGACGCCTCCCGCCGCTACACCCCCGAACTCCACCGCGGGCTCTACTTCTCCATGCCCGAGTGGTTCAACCCGGACAACCCCTGGATGGGTCACGCCCCGCGCAATCCGTACACCCAGGAGCCGGTGCCCTACACGGGTTACACCGGGGGCAAGGACTTCGTGAAGGACTACCAGGCCCCGCAGATGCTGGAGCTGATCCGGGGCTACGACCCGGAGCTCATCTGGTGCGACATCGGCGGCGCCAACGACAGCCTTCACGTCCTGGCCGAGTACTTCAACCACGCGAAGAACCGCGCCCGGCCCATCGAGGTCACCGTCAACGACCGTTCGGGCATCGGCTTCCACGACTTCACGACCCCCGAGTACACGACGTACGACAACACGGTCGTCGCCAAGTGGGAGTCCAGCCGCGGACTGGACCCGTTCAGCTACGGGTACAACAAGGCGACCCCGGACAACGCCTACATGACGACCGAGGAGGTCGTGCACAGCCTCGTCGACATCGTCTCCAAGAACGGCAACTTCCTCCTCGACATCGGCCCGCGCGCCGACGGCACCATCCCCGAGATCATGCAGACCCGGCTGCGTGAGACAGGCCGCTGGCTCCGTACCAACGGAGAGGCGATCTACGACACCACGTACTGGTCCCGGATGGCCGAACTGGGCGAGGACCTGCGGTTCACCGTCCGCCCGGACGAGGCCTTCTACATCCACTCCCTGGCCAGGCCGGGCGCCAAGCTCACCGTCCAAGCACCGGTCCCGATCCGCGCCGGCGACAAGGTCACGATGCTCGGCCACGGCCGACCCCTGACGTGGACCGTCAGCAACGGGGCGCTGGTGATCGACGTCCCCGAAGCCGCACGCAGGGCGGGGCAGCACGCGTGGGTCTTCAAAGTGCACTGGCGTGCCTGA
- a CDS encoding replication-associated recombination protein A, with amino-acid sequence MKHEAQALPLFDEDTQRPLADRLRPRTLEDVVGQEHLLAPDAPLGRMVEQGRLVSAILWGPPGCGKTTVARLLAQRTELAFEPLSATFSGVADLRKVFEAARRRREIGQGTLLFVDEVHRFNRAQQDSFLPYVEDGTVTLVGATTENPSFELNGALLSRCRVFVLKRLDDTALGTLIARAEELSGRELPLDDEARLALMAMADGDGRFLLNMAEQLQALPEGTPPLDTSALAQQIQRRAPLYDKSQEGHYNLISALHKSMRGSDPDAALYWLARMLDGGEDPLYIARRLVRFANEDIGMADPQAVQQALAAWDVYERLGSPEGELAIAQAVVHLATAPKSIAVYRAFGAAQQRARRTGSLMPPLHILNAPTRLMKNIGYGEGYQYDPDTPEGFSGADYFPEGMDRETYYHPTGSGYEEQVRRRLDRWSALRSKRPDSAD; translated from the coding sequence ATGAAGCACGAAGCACAAGCACTGCCCCTGTTCGACGAGGACACGCAGCGCCCGCTGGCCGACCGGCTGCGGCCGCGCACCCTGGAGGACGTCGTCGGGCAGGAACACCTGCTCGCGCCCGACGCCCCCCTCGGGCGCATGGTGGAGCAGGGGCGGCTGGTGTCGGCGATCCTGTGGGGGCCGCCCGGATGCGGGAAGACCACCGTCGCCCGGCTCCTGGCGCAGCGGACCGAGCTGGCCTTCGAGCCGCTGTCGGCCACGTTCTCCGGTGTCGCGGATCTGAGGAAGGTCTTCGAAGCGGCCCGGCGCAGGCGCGAGATCGGCCAGGGAACGCTGCTGTTCGTCGACGAGGTCCACCGGTTCAACCGCGCCCAGCAGGACAGCTTCCTGCCCTACGTGGAGGACGGCACGGTCACCCTCGTCGGGGCCACGACCGAGAACCCCAGCTTCGAGCTGAACGGGGCGTTGCTCTCCCGCTGCCGGGTCTTCGTCCTCAAACGCCTCGACGACACGGCTTTGGGCACCCTGATCGCACGCGCCGAGGAGCTGTCCGGGCGCGAACTGCCGCTGGACGACGAGGCCCGCCTGGCCCTGATGGCCATGGCGGACGGCGACGGCCGGTTCCTGCTCAACATGGCCGAGCAGCTCCAGGCGCTGCCCGAGGGCACACCGCCGCTGGACACCTCCGCTCTCGCCCAGCAGATCCAGCGGCGGGCTCCGCTGTACGACAAGTCCCAGGAGGGCCACTACAACCTGATCTCGGCGCTGCACAAGTCGATGCGCGGCTCCGACCCCGACGCGGCCCTGTACTGGCTCGCCCGCATGCTCGACGGCGGCGAAGACCCCCTGTACATCGCCCGCCGCCTCGTACGCTTCGCCAACGAGGACATCGGTATGGCCGATCCCCAGGCTGTTCAACAGGCCCTGGCGGCCTGGGACGTGTACGAGCGTCTCGGCTCACCCGAAGGCGAGCTGGCCATCGCGCAGGCCGTGGTCCATCTGGCGACCGCCCCCAAGTCCATCGCGGTGTACCGGGCGTTCGGCGCCGCACAGCAGCGCGCCCGCCGAACCGGCTCCCTGATGCCTCCGCTCCACATCCTCAACGCGCCGACCCGGCTCATGAAGAACATCGGTTACGGCGAGGGCTACCAGTACGACCCGGACACTCCGGAGGGGTTCTCCGGCGCCGACTACTTCCCCGAGGGCATGGACCGCGAGACCTACTACCACCCCACGGGGAGCGGCTACGAGGAGCAGGTCCGCCGCCGACTGGACCGGTGGTCGGCCCTGCGCAGCAAACGCCCCGACTCCGCCGACTGA
- a CDS encoding DoxX family protein, with protein sequence MYITAAVLSVLLALVALAAGTPKAMLKGDVSAGLQSHMGLSAGLVRFIGLAEAAAAVGLVVGLFWQPLGIAAAVGFGITMIGAVAFHTKAGDYADPATRGNAMAPIILALVSAATAVTLVLAM encoded by the coding sequence ATGTACATCACCGCTGCGGTCCTCAGCGTGCTGCTCGCCCTTGTGGCGCTGGCCGCCGGCACGCCGAAGGCAATGCTGAAGGGCGACGTGTCCGCGGGGCTCCAGTCCCACATGGGCCTGAGCGCCGGGCTGGTCCGCTTCATAGGGCTGGCCGAGGCCGCCGCGGCCGTGGGCCTGGTCGTGGGGCTCTTCTGGCAGCCTCTGGGCATCGCCGCCGCCGTCGGCTTCGGGATCACGATGATCGGCGCGGTGGCCTTCCACACCAAGGCCGGTGACTACGCCGATCCCGCCACGCGCGGAAACGCCATGGCCCCCATCATCCTCGCGCTGGTCTCCGCGGCGACCGCCGTCACCCTCGTCCTGGCCATGTGA
- a CDS encoding carboxymuconolactone decarboxylase family protein has product MRIFIDKQSPKAFHALRQTAEAVRTVAAEAGFDRAAVELINLRVSQMNGCAYCLDTHTRAALRAGESTQRLGVLAAWRDTEMFSPTERAALALAEATTHPTDAMAQETAYEAARQVLTDDQISAAIWVAVTINAFNRVSIMSKHPVRANRDAPGGKSGIPLSDG; this is encoded by the coding sequence ATGCGGATCTTCATCGACAAACAGAGCCCCAAGGCCTTCCACGCCCTGCGGCAAACGGCGGAAGCGGTGCGGACGGTTGCCGCCGAAGCGGGGTTCGACCGCGCCGCTGTCGAACTGATCAACCTCCGCGTGTCGCAGATGAACGGCTGCGCCTACTGCCTCGACACCCACACCAGGGCAGCCCTGCGCGCGGGTGAGTCGACGCAACGACTGGGAGTGCTGGCCGCCTGGCGGGACACCGAGATGTTCTCCCCCACGGAGCGCGCGGCCCTTGCACTGGCCGAGGCCACGACCCACCCCACCGATGCCATGGCACAGGAAACCGCCTACGAGGCCGCTCGACAGGTGCTCACCGATGACCAGATCTCCGCTGCGATATGGGTGGCGGTCACCATCAACGCGTTCAACCGGGTCTCGATCATGAGCAAGCACCCGGTACGGGCGAATCGAGATGCTCCGGGAGGAAAGAGCGGCATCCCACTGTCCGATGGGTGA